The Daucus carota subsp. sativus chromosome 7, DH1 v3.0, whole genome shotgun sequence genome window below encodes:
- the LOC108196080 gene encoding acyl carrier protein 1, chloroplastic codes for MASLLTTSATLLVSAAPFAPKCTSSTSTLVTSSSSSMGGLRLVPKIQISYAAAANRSLPSSHRFKTATISCSAAKPETLQIVQSTIAKQLSIDETAVAPGIKFADLGADSLDTVEIMMALEEKFGVSIGEGGAENIATVQDAADLIEKVKAASA; via the exons ATGGCTTCCCTTCTGACAACTTCAGCCACGTTACTTGTTTCTGCTGCTCCCTTCGCACCCAAATGCACATCCTCCACTTCCACGCTCGTCACCAGCTCCTCCTCCTCCATG GGTGGTCTGCGACTTGTGCCGAAGATCCAGATTTCATATGCTGCAGCAGCAAACAGATCATTACCAAGTTCTCATCGTTTCAAGACTGCAACAATATCATGCTCCGCC GCTAAACCAGAGACTCTGCAGATTGTTCAAAGCACAATTGCCAAGCAACTATCGATTGATGAAACTGCTGTGGCCCCTGGAATTAAATTTGCTGACTTAGGTGCCGATTCACTCGACACT GTTGAGATCATGATGGCGTTGGAAGAGAAGTTTGGGGTGTCTATCGGGGAAGGGGGCGCTGAGAACATTGCAACCGTTCAAGATGCAGCTGACCTGATCGAAAAAGTGAAGGCTGCCTCAGCCTAA
- the LOC108196079 gene encoding protein SLOW WALKER 2: MGKKKSESQGDGGGSDKQEHNALISDVASFASSLGLSSKTGPLKQSKDELKRDNPVKKMVTKKKKKRRDDPPLLPKHQPNNHKYPKDQPKPRAQPPLAPIDNKNHTFDKFKNLPKLPLVKASALGVWYVDAAELEDKILGSADKKNVAYKNVDEWKSLVSKKRDLGERLMAQYAQDFEASRGKSGDIKMLTATQRSGTAADKVSAFSVMVGENPVANIKSLDALIGMVTSKVGKRHALTGFEALKEMFISSLLPERKLKILFQRPVNHLPESKDGYSLLLFWYWEDCLKQRYERFVFALEEASRDVLAVLKDKALKTMYTLLSSKSEQERRLLAALVNKLGDPENKAASNADYHLSKLISDHPNMKALVIDEVDNFLFRPHLGLRSKYHAVNFLSQVRLSHRGDGPQVAKRLVDVYFALFKVLISMAAGGHKADSNSKEEHKKLSTSKEKEKPNSSESHVEMDSRLLTALLTGVNRAFPYVSSNEADDILEVQTPMLFQLVHSKNFNVGVQALLLLDKISSKNQLVSDRFYRALYSKLLLPAAMNSSKEEMFIGLLLRAMKSDVNLKRVAAFAKRLLQVALQQPSQYACGCLFLLSEVLKARPPLWNMILQNESADDDNEHFEDVLDDAENDVEAIPDKPNVCEVASSRNACETNDSSNSSSDERDCLTFGSENEVSDEGDDIFAAGVLNDPGEPKVGSEHTGPQSLVLNENKLKASLPGGYDPRHREPSYCKADCVSWWELMVLAAHAHPSVATMAKTLLSGANIVYNGNPLHDLSLSSFLDKFMEKKPKQNKWHGGSDIEPAKKLDMSNHLIGPEIISLAEMDVAPEDLVFHKFYMNKMNSSKKQKKKKKTTDDEAAEELYGGNDDDDDERDNEEIDNMLDSGDPSLEADGDYDYDDLDRIAKEDDDDLVGNDSDEGMEFPSDIADGEDGDTDDNYDSNDDDVDIGDADDGSDEKDIFEEKNRKRKPNQQNKASPFASIEEYEHLLNESPSEDEEKKHNKGKKSKSKKKRKTSK, translated from the exons GtgacgaagaagaagaagaagaggagagATGATCCTCCTCTACTCCCCAAGCACCAGCCCAACAACCACAAATATCCCAAAGATCAGCCCAAGCCCAGGGCCCAGCCACCATTGGCCCCAATTGATAACAAGAATCACACTTTTGACAAATTCAAGAATCTCCCCAAACTACCTCTTGTCAAGGCCAGCGCTCTGGGTGTATGGTATGTCGACGCTGCTGAATTGGAAGACAAAATTTTGGGGAGTGCTGACAAGAAGAATGTCGCGTACAAAAATGTCGATGAGTGGAAGTCTTTGGTGTCTAAAAAAAGGGATTTGGGGGAGAGGCTCATGGCTCAGTATGCGCAGGATTTCGAGGCATCCAGAGGCAAGAGTGGGGACATTAAGATGCTCACTGCTACCCAGAGGTCTGGTACTGCTGCTGACAAGGTTTCTGCTTTCTCCGTGATGGTCGGGGAGAATCCTGTAGCTAACATCAAGTCACTTGATGCACTCATAG GAATGGTGACGTCAAAAGTTGGAAAGCGTCATGCATTGACAggatttgaagctctgaaagaGATGTTTATTTCGAG TTTATTACCTGAACGCAAGCTTAAAATCTTGTTTCAGAGGCCTGTAAATCATCTACCCGAATCAAAAGATGGTTACTCTCTCCTACTCTTTTGGTACTGGGAAGATTGTCTAAAGCAGAG GTATGAGCGATTTGTTTTTGCACTCGAGGAAGCGTCAAGAGATGTGTTAGCTGTACTAAAAGACAAGGCACTAAAG ACCATGTACACTTTGCTGAGTAGTAAATCAGAGCAAGAGCGCCGACTGCTAGCTGCACTAGTAAACAAA CTAGGTGATCCTGAAAACAAGGCCGCGTCTAATGCCGATTATCACTTATCAAAGCTTATATCTGATCATCCAAATATGAAGGCAT TAGTGATTGATGAGGTGGATAATTTTCTGTTCAGGCCTCATTTGGGATTGCGGTCAAAGTACCATGCT GTTAACTTTCTAAGTCAAGTTCGTCTATCCCACAGAGGAGATGGGCCTCAAGTAGCGAAACGTTTGGTAGATGTATATTTTGCTTTATTTAAg GTACTTATTTCAATGGCTGCTGGGGGACATAAGGCAGATAGTAACAGTAAAGAAGAACATAAGAAGCTGTCCACTTCCAAAGAGAAGGAAAAGCCAAATTCATCAGAGTCTCATGTTGAAATGGACTCCAGATTATTGACGGCTCTTTTAACT GGTGTCAATCGGGCATTTCCTTATGTTTCAAGTAATGAAGCTGATGACATTCTTGAGGTCCAGACACCGATGTTATTTCAATTG GTGCATTCCAAAAACTTTAATGTTGGAGTTCAAGCATTGTTACTTCTTGATAAGATCTCGTCAAAAAATCAGCTTGTAAGTGATCGATTTTATCGAGCTTTGTACTCAAAGCTTCTGCTTCCAGCTGCTATGAATTCTTCAAAG GAAGAAATGTTTATTGGCTTACTATTAAGGGCAATGAAAAGTGATGTTAATCTGAAGCGAGTAGCTGCCTTTGCCAAGCGCTTGTTGCAG GTTGCACTCCAGCAGCCTTCTCAGTATGCCTGTGGATGTCTCTTTCTACTCTCTGAAGTTCTTAAAGCAAGGCCACCTCTGTG GAACATGATCCTCCAGAACGAGTCAGCTGATGATGACAATGAGCATTTTGAAGATGTTTTAGATGACGCGGAAAATGACGTCGAAGCTATACCAGATAAACCAAATGTCTGTGAGGTTGCTAGCAGTAGGAATGCCTGTGAAACAAATGATAGTTCTAATTCATCATCAGATGAACGCGATTGTTTGACATTTGGGTCGGAAAATGAGGTCTCTGATGAAGGTGATGACATATTTGCTGCTGGTGTTTTGAATGATCCCGGAGAACCTAAAGTGGGGTCTGAACATACTGGTCCACAGTCACTAGtgctaaatgaaaataaattgaagGCTTCATTACCTGGGGGATACGATCCACGTCACCGTGAACCTTCTTACTG TAAGGCGGATTGCGTCAGCTGGTGGGAGTTGATGGTCTTGGCTGCACATGCGCACCCATCTGTTGCTACAATGGCTAAGACCCTTCTTTCCGGGGCAAACATAGTGTACAATGGCAATCCATTACATGATCTTTCACTTTCATCTTTCCTGGACAAGTTCATGGAGAAGAAACCGAAGCAAAACAAATGGCATGGGGGCTCTGATATTGAACCTGCTAAAAAG CTTGACATGAGCAACCACTTGATTGGCCCAGAGATTATCTCATTAGCTGAGATGGATGTAGCCCCAGAAGATCTTGTATTCCACAAGTTCTATATGAACAAAATGAATTcctcaaagaagcaaaagaagaagaagaaaacaacAGACGATGAAGCTGCCGAAGAATTGTATGGTgggaatgatgatgatgatgatgaaagaGACAATGAAGAAATTGATAACATGCTGGACTCTGGTGATCCTTCTCTGGAGGCTGATGGTGATTATGACTATGATGACTTGGACAGAATTGCAAAGGAAGACGATGATGACTTGGTTGGAAATGACAGTGACGAAGGGATGGAATTTCCGTCAGACATTGCTGATGGAGAAGATGGGGATACTGATGATAACTATGACAGCAATGATGATGATGTCGACATAGGTGATGCTGATGATGGGAGTGATGAAAAAGATATATTTGAGGAGAAGAATCGAAAAAGAAAGCCAAATCAGCAAAATAAAGCATCACCATTCGCAAGTATAGAAGAATATGAACATTTATTAAATGAGAGTCCGTCGGAAGACGAGGAAAAGAAACATAATAAAGGGAAAAAATCCaagtcaaaaaagaaaagaaagacctCAAAATGA